From Arachis stenosperma cultivar V10309 unplaced genomic scaffold, arast.V10309.gnm1.PFL2 arast.V10309.gnm1.Scaffold_100042, whole genome shotgun sequence, the proteins below share one genomic window:
- the LOC130960062 gene encoding uncharacterized protein LOC130960062, which yields MVQWQRHFLPVFRQIAHSATTSSPQGKGLTTLTARTVLLPSISSRSPVYHSFQYQGISGSTCLLSKSSNLEQTPTSSPLALTSFLGSKEAQDQKQTPVKKERVQAVMSKIKQSPKKVNLVAALVRGMLVKDALLQLQVTVKRASRTVYQGITQAQGNAVNNHGLDAERLIVAEAFVGKGLFRKKVSYHSKGRAGIKVKPECKLTIVVREITAEEEAKIARLKVHNFRKLTKREKRLVPHQLIVSNPVWGRKNKSSDQNSSATAA from the exons ATGGTCCAGTGGCAAAGGCATTTCTTGCCAGTTTTTCGTCAAATTGCACACTCTGCTACCACCTCATCTCCCCAAG GTAAGGGTCTGACGACGTTGACAGCAAGAACAGTACTATTGCCCTCAATTTCAAGTCGTAGCCCTGTTTATCACTCTTTCCAATACCAG GGAATTTCAGGTTCTACCTGTTTGCTTTCTAAGTCATCAAATCTGGAACAAACACCAACTTCCTCCCCGTTAGCCTTAACTTCCTTTTTGGGTAGCAAAGAAGCTCAAGACCAGAAGCAGACACCTGTTAAGAAAGAAAGAGTTCAAGCAGTAATGTCAAAAATAAAGCAG AGTCCTAAGAAGGTCAACTTGGTTGCTGCTTTGGTTCGTGGTATGCTGGTTAAAGATGCATTGCTGCAATTGCAAGTGACAGTAAAGCGAGCTTCAAGAACTGTATATCAG GGTATTACTCAAGCCCAAGGAAATGCCGTAAATAATCATGGATTGGATGCAGAGCGCCTCATTGTTG CCGAAGCGTTTGTTGGAAAAGGATTATTCCGGAAGAAAGTTTCTTACCATTCCAAAGGAAGAGCCGGCATCAAAGTCAAACCGGAATGCAAGCTAACAATTGTAGTAAGAGAAATAACCGCTGAAGAAGAGGCGAAGATTGCGAGGTTGAAGGTTCACAATTTCCGCAAGCTCACGAAGCGTGAGAAACGGCTTGTGCCGCATCAGCTTATTGTCTCCAATCCTGTTTGGGGCCGCAAAAACAAATCTAGCGATCAAAACTCCAGTGCCACTGCTGCATGA